In the Anaerolineae bacterium genome, CTACTACAAATGAAAGAGCTGCATCCAAAAGACGCTCATTGAAAAAGGCCTTTATCTGGGCCTCGGTGTTGAAAGCCGAGAGGGACCAGTTGTGCCCACGGCCGAAGAAAAGGGCGTTGTAAAAAGCAAAGTAAAGAAGAGCGAAAGCCAGGGGAACAAGAAGATCGCGAAGGCGCTTCCGGTAGTTTAAAAGATAAAGGAGCGGGACAAAAGCTAGGAGCAAAGTCAGAGGAAGCCTGAAAAGCCGTTCCTTCCATAACGTGGCCGCTTTTATGGAGGCCGCCCTGGCGCTCACTTCCCGATAGAACTGCTCCAGGGCTCCTTCTTCTCCGCTGGCTAACCTCTCACGGTATTTCGACAGTATATCTCCAGCAAATGGAGAAGAACCCAGTGCTCGAGCATAGGAATCGTAGAACCCAGCCAGTTGAAGGGCTGCGTTCAGGCTCTTACGCCCTTTGACCTCGGCCGATGCTTCTATAAGCTCCATGAGGGGACGGCCCTGAGAGTGAACTGGATAGGGGATGCCCAGAAGAGCCGCTATGGTAGGAGCAATATCAGCCTGGGTCTGTTCGGAGTAAAGGCCCTTCCTCACTGCTTTCCCCTTGATGACCAAAGGGACTTTGATGACCTCGTTTTCCCATCCGCCGTGCCCACCCCTGTCAATGTGGCCGTGATCCGAGGTGATTAAGAGCACATCTTTATCGGGGTCAAGCTTCTGAACAAGTTTCCCGATAAATCCGTCCACCCGAAGGGCTTCATCCAGGAATTCCCTGCTTACTCCCCCATAGTTATGACCCATGGCATCGGTACCTACGAAATGGATGAAGATCAGACCAGAACTGTATTTATCCAGGGCTTCCGAAGCTAAGCGATAGGTTTCCTCGTCAACCCTGGCCCACTCTTCAGGGGGTGCTTCCTCCGGAGGTTCCTCCACGATTAAGGCCTCGGTAAGGTAAGGGCCGAAAAGTTTCTTCCATCCCGGGGAACCTACTGCTACCGAGGGCAGGCCTGAATCTTTAGTTACCTTGAAGAGGTTATCAGCCTGGACCGGGCCTTTATACCAGTTTGTGGTGACTCCGCTGATTTCCTGCCAGGTCCCGGAAGCCAACACCGTCCAGGCAGGGTAAGAAAGGGAAGGCTGACCAGTTCTAACTACCAGGTCCGCCCCTTCCTTCCGAAGTTCGTTGAGGTTTGGAAGCTTGCGGGAGACGTCCAGGCGCAAACCATCTACGATTATTAAGATTGCTCTAAGGGCGAGGGGCTCGGAACTATTTCCTCTGGGAAGCGGGGCCAGGTACTGGCTCCTGTATTCCACTACAGAATCCCAACCGATAAGGGCAAGTTTTTGAGAAAAATAGCCAGCACCGGCCAGAATCAAAAGGATCAAAGCCAAAAGTAAAATCTTAACTATGCGGGCCATGACAAACTCCTCCTGAGAGGTTTGAAAAAAATTTTACCATACCTGGAGTATTTGGGCAATCAAAATGCTCACTTACGTAAACACGTCAGGGCGAATGCTGGAACTTCGAGCCAGATGATTAATGTTACTGGAATCCGACAGGCTGGATGGTAGCTTAAAAGGATCGCAAATCTCCTCCTGCAGCTGCCTTAAAGCCTCCAGCGGTGGACAGAGGCTGAAATTTCCCCTTCGCCCTGGTAACGAGAAGCCAGAGACGATTCAAGGGAAAGGGCGCGGGAATTTGACTTGTAGCTGCCAAGTGATTAAAATTTCCCTACAAATAGGGGGGAAAATGGCGGGAAAAAGAAAGAGAGGCTTAGTAACCGTTTTTGATAATTGGTGCAAAGGCTGTGGCCTGTGTATTGCTTTTTGCCCCACAAAGGTTTTTGACCTGAATGGAGAAGGCCACCCTATAGTAGCTCGCCCGCAGGATTGTGTGGCTTGCAGATGGTGTGAGTGGCACTGCCCTGATTTCGCCATAGTGGTCACGGAAATCACAGGGGAAAACAAAGATGCTTAAATTAATGCAAGGAAATGAAGCTGTTGCCTACGGGGCCATTACAGCCGGATGCCGCTTTTACGCTGGTTACCCCATAACTCCTTCTTCTGAAATTGCCCACGTCCTGGCGCGGGAGCTCCCCAAGGTCGGAGGGAAGTTCATCCAGATGGAAGACGAAATTGCAAGCTTAGGGGCTGTTCTGGGAGCCTCTGTGGGGGGAGTTAAGGCTATGACGGCTACCTCGGGCCCCGGGTTCTCGCTCATGCAGGAGCACATTGGCTACGCAGCCATGGCCGAAATACCCTGCGTCGTGGTCAACGTCCAGAGGCTCGGGCCCAGCACAGGCCAGCCCACAAGCCCCGCCCAGGGAGATGTCATGCAAGCTCGCTGGGGAACCCATGGCGATCACCCCATAATAGTCCTCTGCCCCTCTTCGGTGAAAGAGACCTTTGACCTTACTATCAAAGCCTTCAATTTCGCCGAAAAATACCGGACCCCAGTTATCCTCCTTATGGATGAGGTAGTGGGCCATATGAGGGAACCAATAGAATACCCCCCAGACCGGCCTCCGGAGATAGTGGAACGTGTCCAGGCTTCCATGCCCCCTGAATGGTATTATCCCTACGATGAGGAGCTCGGAGATGTGCCTCCCATGGTTCCCTTCGGCATGGGCTACAGGTATAACATTACCGGCCTTCACCACGATCGCTCAGGATTCCCTACCCTTCGTCCTGATGAAATAAGGAGCTGGGTTGATAGGGTTTTCCGCAAGATTGAAGCCAATAAGGCCGATATAACTCTATACGAGGAAGAGGGAACCGATTCCAGGATTCTGGTAATAGCCTATGGAGCTACTGCCAGGGCGGCGCGCCACGCTATTAAAATGGCCAGAAGCCGCCGCTATAAAATCGGTTTCCTTAAGCTTTTGACTCTCTGGCCTTTCCCCGAAGAAGTGGTGGAAAGAGCCGCCCGTAACGCGGCAAGAGTTATTGTTCCGGAGATGAACATGGGCCAATTGGTTCTGGAAGTGGAAAGGGTGGTGGGAAGGCGAAAGGTTCAGAGGGTCAATAAAGTGGATGGAACTATGATAACTCCTGCGGAAATTCTAAGGGCTATTGAAGGGGGTTAAAAATGAACCGACAGGATGCTTGGGCTCTCCTTACGGAATTTACCAGAAACCCCAACCTTATAAAGCACGCTCTGGCCGTGGAAGCAGCCATGAGAGCATACGCTCGTAAGTTCGGGGAGGACGAAGAAAAGTGGGGTATAGTGGGGTTAATCCACGATTTTGACTACGAACAGCACCCAACTTTAGAGGAACATCCATTCGCCGGAGCCAGAATTCTAGAAGAGAGAGGATGGCCCGAAGAGATCGTTAAAGCGGTGCTCTCTCACGCCGACCACACCGGAGTTAAAAGGGATTCTCTAATGGAAAAAGCGCTTTTCGCTGTAGACGAGCTCACAGGCCTCATCGTGGCTGTGGCTCTGGTCAGGCCCACCAAGAGCATTTTAGATGTAACGGTGGAATCGGTTAAGAAAAAGTGGAAGGAAAAATCCTTCGCCGCAGGAGTGAAACGAGAGGATATTGAGCGGGGTGCTCAAGAGCTTGGGGTGCCTCTGGATGAACACATTGCTATAGTTCTGGAGGCCATGAAGGGGATTGCTTCAGAATTGGGCCTCGCTGGAAGGTAACGCATGGGTTGTCTGTATGGTAAATTAATGGCCGGGGGGTTCTTCTTCCTGGCCGTGTTGTTTTATTTCTTAAGGGAAAGTAAGTGGAAAGCCTATCTTTACCCGGTTGCCATCTCTTTCGCATCTGTTGGCCTGGCAATATCTTCCCTTTACGGCAATCTACCGCAAATCTTAGGGGCTTCGCTCTCCCTAGCTATCATCTTAGGTAAAAGGGAAGGTTTCGGTTTCCAGTCACTGGCTCTGGCCGGAGCTACCGTCCTTTTCTTTTTTTCTCCTGGCCCGGTGTATTTCCTCAGCGCCTGGCTCCTGGTGGATTTATTTCTCCTCGTAGGGTGGGGAAGCTCCAGAAGCTTTCCCGGACACTTTTTCTCCCAAGGGCTGGGAATTTTGGCCTTTGTGGGCTGGGAGCAGACGGGGTTTCAGCCGCTGCTTCTCCTCTCAGCTTCCGCCAGAGCGGGTTTTTTCCCCTGGCCCCGCTCCTCGTTTGGATCCCGCTTCTCTTTCCTTCCAATGGTCATGGCCTTTTACCTTCTTAAAGCCGCAAGTTCTCCTGAGGGGCTGTGGTTTTGGATGTTCGCTCTCTGGTTCGCTCTGGGAAATGGCTTTGAGCTTGCGGGGAAGGAAAGTTTCCCTCAGGCACTGTGGGGGGTTACCATTTCCCTGGTTTTGTTCAGGGAGTGGGGAATTGTGCTCGTGCTGGTGGCCTTTATCCTGGCTGCCTTGAAGGAAAGCCTTATAGCGCTCTGGAACAGGGGCACCGGTTTATTTCAGTGGCTGGAGAAAGGGCTGCGAAGTGCCGGTGAATTCATTGAAGGAGAAGGTGGGTGGCTATGGATAGGCCTGGGCTTTGCAATCCTGTTCAGGGGACTGGGCTCGGAATGGAGTGGGGTCCAACAGAGGTTTTTCTGGCGTGAGCTTTTTCCCGAAGGTTTCGGCCTTATGAGTGCTTCCTTGTACATTCTCGTGACCGAGTCCGAGCTTTCTTTGCTCTTCGCTCTCTTGGCTCAATATATTGCAATGGCCTTCTACAAGACTTCCCCCTTTTCCGATAATTGGCTTATAGCGGCAAGGGTGCTTCTCGGCGCAAT is a window encoding:
- a CDS encoding HDIG domain-containing protein, which translates into the protein MNRQDAWALLTEFTRNPNLIKHALAVEAAMRAYARKFGEDEEKWGIVGLIHDFDYEQHPTLEEHPFAGARILEERGWPEEIVKAVLSHADHTGVKRDSLMEKALFAVDELTGLIVAVALVRPTKSILDVTVESVKKKWKEKSFAAGVKREDIERGAQELGVPLDEHIAIVLEAMKGIASELGLAGR
- a CDS encoding 4Fe-4S binding protein → MAGKRKRGLVTVFDNWCKGCGLCIAFCPTKVFDLNGEGHPIVARPQDCVACRWCEWHCPDFAIVVTEITGENKDA
- a CDS encoding alkaline phosphatase family protein — protein: MARIVKILLLALILLILAGAGYFSQKLALIGWDSVVEYRSQYLAPLPRGNSSEPLALRAILIIVDGLRLDVSRKLPNLNELRKEGADLVVRTGQPSLSYPAWTVLASGTWQEISGVTTNWYKGPVQADNLFKVTKDSGLPSVAVGSPGWKKLFGPYLTEALIVEEPPEEAPPEEWARVDEETYRLASEALDKYSSGLIFIHFVGTDAMGHNYGGVSREFLDEALRVDGFIGKLVQKLDPDKDVLLITSDHGHIDRGGHGGWENEVIKVPLVIKGKAVRKGLYSEQTQADIAPTIAALLGIPYPVHSQGRPLMELIEASAEVKGRKSLNAALQLAGFYDSYARALGSSPFAGDILSKYRERLASGEEGALEQFYREVSARAASIKAATLWKERLFRLPLTLLLAFVPLLYLLNYRKRLRDLLVPLAFALLYFAFYNALFFGRGHNWSLSAFNTEAQIKAFFNERLLDAALSFVVAGLLLAIVSWRRPAFETFERVVSFGFFTGYWLLLQVLIFYWLYNYFFSWYVPDLRLGFKYYLDLLQMVPVGFISIILAPVAVLIGLGMKRWRKIPAGGGG
- a CDS encoding 2-oxoacid:acceptor oxidoreductase subunit alpha yields the protein MQGNEAVAYGAITAGCRFYAGYPITPSSEIAHVLARELPKVGGKFIQMEDEIASLGAVLGASVGGVKAMTATSGPGFSLMQEHIGYAAMAEIPCVVVNVQRLGPSTGQPTSPAQGDVMQARWGTHGDHPIIVLCPSSVKETFDLTIKAFNFAEKYRTPVILLMDEVVGHMREPIEYPPDRPPEIVERVQASMPPEWYYPYDEELGDVPPMVPFGMGYRYNITGLHHDRSGFPTLRPDEIRSWVDRVFRKIEANKADITLYEEEGTDSRILVIAYGATARAARHAIKMARSRRYKIGFLKLLTLWPFPEEVVERAARNAARVIVPEMNMGQLVLEVERVVGRRKVQRVNKVDGTMITPAEILRAIEGG